GACTTGTGTTTCAACTCAGACGGAGTTCCGAGCGCGACCATCTTGCCGCGGAAGATGAGCGCCAGCCGGTTACAGTATTCCGCCTCTTCCATATAGTGGGTCGTTACGAAGACCGTCACGCCTTCGTGCGCCATCCCGTAGATCACGTCCCAGAACTGCCGCCGGGTAATCGGATCGACGCCCGACGTCGGTTCGTCGAGGAAGATGATGGACGGCTTGTGCAGCACCGCGCATCCCAGCGCCAGACGCTGTTTCCATCCGGACGGGAGAGAGGCGACGATCAGGTCCTGCTTGTCTTTCAGGTCCGACATCTCAAGGGCCCAATCGATACGCTCCCGCAACTGCTGCTTCGGGACGTTGTAAAGGCCCGCGAAAAGCCGGATGTTCTCGATGATTTTCAGGTCGTTGTAGAGCGAGAACTTTTGCGACATGTAACCGATGTTCTGGCGAACCGCTTCCGGTTCGCGGCTGACGTCGTAACCGGCAACCCTCGCGATTCCTGCCGTCGGTTTCAGCAAACCGCAAAGCATTCGGATGGTGGTCGATTTTCCGGCGCCGTTCGGTCCAAGGAATCCGAAGATTTCCCCCTTGCGGGTTTCCAGGCTGATGCGATCGACCGCGACGAAGTCGCCGAAGCGCTTCACCAGGTCCTGGACGACGACCGAACTGTGGTTTTCCGTCATGCGCGTTCGCCCCTGGAGTCGCCGGAGACTGCGTCTACGAACAAGTCTTCGATGGTGGGCGTGACCTGCTGCACCGAGTCGAAGGGGACCTGCGCGTGCTCCATGCGGTTTTCGAATTCCGGGATACGGCGTACGGCACTGTCGACGACAACGTGAACGGCATCCCCGGTCAGCACCATGCTCGAGATGCCATCCGCCCGCTCCAACTCGTCGCGCACGCGGCGCGCTTCGGCGGAGAAGATCGAGAGCACATCTTTTCCAAGCTGTGCTTTCAAGTTCGTCGGCGTGTCGCAAAACAACAACTTGCCCTGGTGGAGCAACCCGACGCGATGGCAGCGCTCCGCCTCGTCCAGGTAGGCTGTCGAGGTGAGCACGGCGACCCCTTCGGAGATCAGTTCGTAGAGGATGCGCCAGAAATCGCGGCGGGAGACGGGATCGACGCCATTGGTCGGTTCGTCCAGCAAAATCACTTTTGGTCGATGGATAAGTGCGCAGACCAGCGCCAACTTCTGCTTCATGCCGCCCGAGAGTTTCCCGGCGAGCCGGTCGCGAAACTCGCTCATCCCGGCAGCCTGCAAAAGCTGTGCGGCGCGCTGCTGGCGATCGTGTTTCCGCACCCCGAACAGGTCGGCGTAGAAGCGAATGTTCTCGTCGACGTTCAGGTCTTCATATAAGCCGAAGCGCTGCGGCATGTAGCTGAGGTGATGCTTGGCCCCCTCCGGATCGCGGACGACATCACAGCCGGCGACAGTAGCCTTGCCTTCGTCCGGGGGCATAACCCCGGCCAGCATTCTCAGCGTGGTTGTCTTTCCGGCGCCGTCGGGGCCGACGAGTCCGAAGATTTCTCCCGGCTCGACGTCGAAATTGAGGTGGTCGACGGCACGCACGCCAGGGAAACTCTTGGTGAGTCCTGCGACGAGGATCGCGGATTGTGCCCGGTCGGCCATTTACTTCCCCTGTACTGGAGCAGTGCTGTTGTTCGCGGCGAGCGTGATGTGCGCGTCGGCCGGCATGCCCGGCTTCAGTTCATGATTGGAATTGTCGATGTCGATCTTGATGCGATAGACGAGCGTGACGCGCTCTTTGTAGGTCTGCACGCTCTTCGGCGTGAACTCGGCGTCCGAAGCGATGAACGAAATGCGCCCGTGATATTGCTTTCCCGGATAGGTATCGGTCGTGATGACGGCGTCCTGACCATAGTGAATTCGACCGAGATCGGTTTCTGCGACATAGGCGCGGAGCCAGATGTGATCGAGATCGGCGAGCGTGACGACGGGCGTTCCGGGAACAACAACTTCGCCCAGCTCAGCCTGCCGTACTGTAATCACGCCCGCAGTTGGTGCGCGCAGGATCGTATAACCGAGATTGACTCGGGACATGCCGAGGTTGGCATCGGCAGCGTTGAGATTCGCTTGCGCGATCGCGATATCTTCCTTGCGGGTGCCCTCCGCCGCCTCGTTGTGCTTTTGCCGGGCAGCCTGGAGTGTCGCGTCGGCGCGCTTCAAGGCGGTTGCGGCGAGGTCGCGATCCTGCGCAGAAATCGCATCCTCTTTGTAGAGCCGATCCGCGCGTGCATAGTCGAGCTTCTTCTGCTCGAGGTCCGCCTGCGCGTTGAGCACGTTTTGCTCGGCGGCACTGATTTCCTGCCGGCGGGTTCCAGCCAACTTGAGGGCAAGATCTGCCTGGCGGACCTTCACGTTGGCTTCGTCAATGCGGACCTTCTGAAGGTAGTCGGCGTTTTCGAGTTTCGCCAGCAGCGCACCTGACTCGACCGACTGTCCCTCTTCAATGGGAAGATCGACAACGCGGCCCGGTACTTTGAAGCTGACAAGGCTCTCGTGCGCCTCGATGTTCCCAGACAGAACAATCTCGTTGGTGGGGCCTTGCTTCTTCGTAAGGCGCGGATAAAAGTACACCCCGGCTGCGACTATGGCTGCCAGCAAAATTACGATTGGTATTCTTCGCTTCATAACGTGACCTCGCAGATGACCTGCAATCGAGCAGGTCGGCTGACGAATTCCCTAGTGACCCGTGTACTGATCGAAATTCTTCTCCGTCGCCCCGGCTGCACGTGCCAGCGCGAACTTCGCCTCCACATAATTGGAGACGGCAAGGATGTGGTTCTCCTGTGCCCGTGCAAGCTCGTCCTGCGCAGTAACGACCTCGACGTTGTTGGTGACTCCGGACTGGAAGCGGTCTTGCGCCAGCTTGAGTTCCCGCTGCGCGAGATCGAGTCCACTCTGGGCTACCGCAACCTGCTCGGACGCGGATTCAAGATTCAGCAGCGCCTGGCGCACCTCGACCTCGATGCCTCGCCGGAAGTCGGCAATCTGGTCGTCGACGCGGCGGATGCGGCCGGCAATTTCCTGGGCCTCTCCATTGCGATCACGGTTCAAGAGGTCGAAGTCGAGTTGTGCCTGGATGACGCCGGTGCCGGTTGCGCTGCCTATGCTGCGCCCGAGCGCACCGTAATTGCCAAATACGCTCAGCTTGGGAAGATAGCGGGCATGGCTGGCGCGTTGCTGTTCCATCAGCTGTTCCCGCTGCTTCGCCAGCGCCAGGTAGTCGTCGCGTGCCACCAGCGCCGATGGCACCACGGTTTCCGGCGAGGGCACCGGCATCGGCTCGTAGGTGAGCGTCTCGGAAAGCTCCAGCGGAGTCGCGGGGTTCATCCCGAGATTCCGCGCAAGCACGAGTAACGCCTGTTTGTAGTGGTTGCGCGCTACCAGCAGAGCTTGTTTGTCGTTTGCGAGTTGGACTTGCGAGCGCAGAACGTCGACCCCAGTTGCAGTCCCGGCATCGTGCTTACTCCTGGCCAAGCGGTAGAGAGCGTCGGACGAATCGACGCGCGACTGCGCAGCGTCGGCGCGGGCGGCGGCAGACTCGGCGTCCAAATAAAGATTGGCGATTGCGCTCACGATGAGATCACGCGCGCTTTGGTAATCGAGTTTGCTGGCTTCGAGTCCGCGCTGGCTCGCCTTCCAGTTGCGGTAGCTCTGCAGATCGACGATGTTCTGATCGGCGGAAATGCGGAAATCGTAGTTGGAAAAAGGTCCGACCACGTCTGGCATGCCGGGCAGGGAAATGCCGAAGGCGCGCAGGTTCCGGTTCTGCAGGTTTGCGTAACTCGAGCCATGAACGCGGGGAAGCACGGCGGCGGACATCCGGCGCACCGTCGTCCCCTCGGCTTCCTGA
The nucleotide sequence above comes from Terriglobia bacterium. Encoded proteins:
- a CDS encoding ATP-binding cassette domain-containing protein, with translation MTENHSSVVVQDLVKRFGDFVAVDRISLETRKGEIFGFLGPNGAGKSTTIRMLCGLLKPTAGIARVAGYDVSREPEAVRQNIGYMSQKFSLYNDLKIIENIRLFAGLYNVPKQQLRERIDWALEMSDLKDKQDLIVASLPSGWKQRLALGCAVLHKPSIIFLDEPTSGVDPITRRQFWDVIYGMAHEGVTVFVTTHYMEEAEYCNRLALIFRGKMVALGTPSELKHKSMKGELLLVECDPLGTAVDVLHANPAVMDAAVFGNALHLVVPDAEQAIPEVKQQLAGNGVAVHRIEKIRPSLEDVFVSLTTEPRNGKGRPQ
- a CDS encoding ABC transporter ATP-binding protein; protein product: MADRAQSAILVAGLTKSFPGVRAVDHLNFDVEPGEIFGLVGPDGAGKTTTLRMLAGVMPPDEGKATVAGCDVVRDPEGAKHHLSYMPQRFGLYEDLNVDENIRFYADLFGVRKHDRQQRAAQLLQAAGMSEFRDRLAGKLSGGMKQKLALVCALIHRPKVILLDEPTNGVDPVSRRDFWRILYELISEGVAVLTSTAYLDEAERCHRVGLLHQGKLLFCDTPTNLKAQLGKDVLSIFSAEARRVRDELERADGISSMVLTGDAVHVVVDSAVRRIPEFENRMEHAQVPFDSVQQVTPTIEDLFVDAVSGDSRGERA
- a CDS encoding efflux RND transporter periplasmic adaptor subunit, with amino-acid sequence MKRRIPIVILLAAIVAAGVYFYPRLTKKQGPTNEIVLSGNIEAHESLVSFKVPGRVVDLPIEEGQSVESGALLAKLENADYLQKVRIDEANVKVRQADLALKLAGTRRQEISAAEQNVLNAQADLEQKKLDYARADRLYKEDAISAQDRDLAATALKRADATLQAARQKHNEAAEGTRKEDIAIAQANLNAADANLGMSRVNLGYTILRAPTAGVITVRQAELGEVVVPGTPVVTLADLDHIWLRAYVAETDLGRIHYGQDAVITTDTYPGKQYHGRISFIASDAEFTPKSVQTYKERVTLVYRIKIDIDNSNHELKPGMPADAHITLAANNSTAPVQGK
- a CDS encoding TolC family protein, producing MKRTLVVLTMSALMFPVWSGTALAQQVPYRLSLRDAIQKGLQANLSVLVANTRVQEAEGTTVRRMSAAVLPRVHGSSYANLQNRNLRAFGISLPGMPDVVGPFSNYDFRISADQNIVDLQSYRNWKASQRGLEASKLDYQSARDLIVSAIANLYLDAESAAARADAAQSRVDSSDALYRLARSKHDAGTATGVDVLRSQVQLANDKQALLVARNHYKQALLVLARNLGMNPATPLELSETLTYEPMPVPSPETVVPSALVARDDYLALAKQREQLMEQQRASHARYLPKLSVFGNYGALGRSIGSATGTGVIQAQLDFDLLNRDRNGEAQEIAGRIRRVDDQIADFRRGIEVEVRQALLNLESASEQVAVAQSGLDLAQRELKLAQDRFQSGVTNNVEVVTAQDELARAQENHILAVSNYVEAKFALARAAGATEKNFDQYTGH